Proteins co-encoded in one Juglans regia cultivar Chandler chromosome 16, Walnut 2.0, whole genome shotgun sequence genomic window:
- the LOC109015114 gene encoding protein PIN-LIKES 2-like: MLRYLTALYQNNVKSSGEDLLSAIIPLMKLLSLTVIGLVLAHPRTQIIPRATFKLLSKLVFALFLPCLIFTELGESITLENFAHWWFIPVNVLVSTGIGCLLGYLVVIICRPPPQFKRFTVIMTAFGNTGNLPLAIVGSVCHTADNPFGPHCHSRGVAYVSFSSWVSVILVYTLVYHMMEPPLEYYEIVEEGIEIEEERAVNDASRPLLVEAEWPGIEDKETEHSKTPFIARIFQSISNVSQTSFPDIEVSGEGGANSPRSIRCLAAPKVFRRMRIVAEQTPIRHILQPPIIASLLAIIIGTVPQLKAFFFGYDAPLSFVTDSLEILGGAMVPSVLLILGGMLSEGPIESTLGLRTTVGISIARLLVLPVLGIGIVALSDKMNLLVHGDAMYRFVLLLQYTTPSAILLGAIASLRGYAVGEASTLLFWQHIFALLSLSLYIVIYFKIIPYV, translated from the coding sequence ATGTTGCGTTACTTGACTGCGTTATATCAAAACAATGTGAAGTCTAGTGGTGAAGATTTGCTAAGTGCAATAATCCCTTTAATGAAGCTCCTTTCCCTTACGGTTATCGGTCTGGTTCTTGCGCACCCAAGAACCCAAATAATCCCAAGAGCGACGTTTAAGCTGCTCAGCAAGCTTGTTTTTGCTCTGTTCTTGCCCTGCCTAATCTTTACTGAACTCGGTGAAAGCATTACGCTTGAGAACTTTGCTCATTGGTGGTTTATACCGGTTAATGTGTTGGTCAGTACGGGTATTGGCTGTTTACTTGGGTACTTGGTCGTGATTATTTGCCGCCCACCTCCTCAGTTCAAAAGATTCACCGTTATCATGACTGCGTTTGGTAATACAGGCAATCTCCCTCTTGCCATTGTTGGATCTGTTTGTCATACTGCGGATAATCCATTTGGACCCCATTGTCATTCGAGAGGGGTGGCTTATGTCTCTTTTTCTTCCTGGGTTTCTGTGATTTTGGTTTATACCCTTGTGTATCACATGATGGAGCCTCCATTGGAGTACTATGAGATAGTTGAAGAAGGGATTGAGATTGAGGAAGAACGAGCTGTTAATGATGCCAGTAGACCTCTCCTTGTAGAAGCCGAATGGCCAGGCATTGAAGATAAAGAAACTGAGCATTCCAAGACACCCTTTATTGCTAGAATTTTCCAAAGCATATCAAATGTTTCTCAAACCTCTTTTCCTGACATTGAGGTTTCGGGAGAAGGTGGTGCGAACAGCCCCAGGTCCATTAGATGTTTAGCTGCACCTAAAGTCTTCAGGAGGATGAGAATTGTGGCTGAACAGACTCCAATACGGCACATACTTCAACCCCCGATAATTGCTTCTTTGTTAGCCATCATCATTGGTACGGTGCCTCAGTTAAAGGCTTTTTTCTTTGGATATGATGCTCCACTATCTTTTGTCACAGACAGTTTAGAGATTTTAGGTGGTGCAATGGTACCATCTGTGTTGCTTATTCTTGGGGGAATGCTTTCTGAGGGGCCAATTGAGTCTACACTTGGGCTTCGAACTACAGTTGGTATAAGCATAGCAAGGCTCTTAGTGCTTCCTGTGCTTGGAATTGGTATAGTAGCCTTGTCTGATAAGATGAATCTTCTGGTCCACGGTGATGCGATGTACAGATTTGTTCTTTTGTTGCAGTACACAACACCAAGTGCCATTTTATTGGGAGCAATTGCCAGCTTGAGGGGATATGCAGTTGGTGAGGCTTCAACACTTCTTTTCTGGCAGCATATATTTGCCCTTCTCTCCCTTTCCTTGTATATTGTTATCTACTTCAAAATAATCCCATATGTTTGA
- the LOC109015116 gene encoding probable ribose-5-phosphate isomerase 2 has translation MAIPYPHFIGSENSPMETGILMPSSPSSASLSPSPVILTQDELKKIAAYKAVEYVESGMVLGLGTGSTAKHAVNRIGELLRQGKLHNIVGIPTSKKTHEQAVSLGIPLSDLDTHPVVDLAIDGADEVDPFLNLVKGRGGSLLREKMVESSCRKFVVIVDESKLVKHLGGSGLAMPVEIVPFCWKFTAHRLQTLFADSGCVAKLRTSGEESEPFVTDNGNYIVELYFKKDIGDLKAASDEILRLAGVVEHGMFLDLATTVIVAGELGVRVKNKFN, from the coding sequence ATGGCTATCCCTTATCCCCATTTTATTGGTTCAGAGAACTCTCCCATGGAGACGGGGATTTTGATGCCTTCCTCTCCATCTTCTGCTTCTCTGTCTCCGTCTCCGGTCATTCTGACCCAGGACGAGCTCAAGAAGATCGCGGCTTATAAGGCCGTGGAGTATGTGGAGTCCGGCATGGTACTCGGCCTCGGCACCGGCTCCACTGCCAAGCACGCTGTGAATCGCATCGGCGAGCTCTTGCGCCAGGGCAAGCTCCACAACATTGTCGGAATCCCCACGTCGAAGAAAACCCATGAACAGGCCGTCTCCCTCGGCATCCCTCTATCTGATCTCGACACCCACCCTGTCGTCGACCTCGCCATCGATGGCGCCGACGAGGTCGACCCTTTCCTCAACCTTGTCAAGGGCCGTGGTGGGTCCCTTCTCCGCGAGAAAATGGTGGAGAGCTCTTGTCGTAAATTCGTCGTTATTGTGGACGAGTCCAAGCTCGTTAAACATCTGGGTGGTAGTGGGCTCGCCATGCCTGTCGAGATCGTGCCCTTTTGTTGGAAATTCACGGCGCATAGACTGCAGACCCTGTTTGCGGATTCGGGTTGCGTTGCAAAGCTCAGGACTTCCGGTGAAGAAAGCGAACCCTTTGTGACCGATAACGGGAATTACATTGTGGAATTATATTTTAAGAAGGATATCGGGGATTTGAAGGCTGCGAGCGATGAGATTTTGCGGCTCGCTGGCGTTGTGGAGCACGGGATGTTCCTTGACCTGGCCACCACGGTCATTGTAGCGGGGGAGCTTGGCGTGAGGGTGAAGAATAAGTTTAACTGA